From the genome of Gemmatimonadaceae bacterium:
ACTTGGCCTCGAGGAACGTGGACATGCCGGAAAGGGCGAAGGTCATGCCACCGCCTACCTGAATACCCATATCCGAACTCTCCGACGTGAATCCGGCGCCTGAGCCCTTTCCCGCCAGATTTGTGCGAAAGAACCCGGCGCCAGCCAACAGGTACGGTCGACGGCTCGATTTCGCGGTACCGGCCGAAGCGATGGCATTCGCGACAAATCCCATTCCGGTAAAATTCGCGTCCTGCACATTATTGCCGGGTGCTGGTTTTGCGCTCCATCGATCGTAGGTCACGTCTCCCCGAAACAACAGTCTCTCGCGGCCGGCCGGTTTGAGAAACATGTGTCCGGCCACGCTGTATCCGGATTGGGCTGTCTCACCGAGATCGCTCACGGGGAGCGAGAGGCCACCGCTGGCGCCGACCGACACGGATCTGGTGACCTGCGCGCCGAGCGCAGCGGGCAGCGCACAGACGAAGACGAGAACGGCGACAGGCAGCGAACGAGTCATAGTGGAGGGCTCCGATGCGATGGAGAAAGTGAGATCGCCTGGCAAGAACGGCCAGACGTTCAAATTTGCCCTCACGCGCGCGCCTCCGAAAGCGGAGGCGCACGCGAATTGCCCGCCCAGGGCAACCTGCTAGAAGCGAATACCGAACGTGATCGGCACGTAGTTCATGCTGTCGCCGTCGCCGAAGACATTGACATATTTGGCTTCAAGGAACGTGTTGAAACCGTTCAGATTGAACGACATGCCCAGACCGCCCTGGATACCAGGATCAGTTGAAGTCGACGAGGCAGAAACACCACTCACGGACGCCGACGACTTGGTGCGATACATGCCGCCACCTACGAGCAGATACGGGCGCATCGCTGCCGTGGACTCACCAAGATAGAAGATGCCGTTTCCGGTAAACGACAGGCTGCTCACGTCGGCGCTTACCACGCTGTTGCTGGACTTGGATTTCCAGCTGTCATATCCCACGTCGCCGCGCAGGGCGAACTTCATTGTGGACGGCTTGAAGTACACGTGGCCGGTCACATTGTAGCCCGCGTCGGCATTGTCGCCCAGGTTGCCCATTGGCAGTGACAACCCGCCACTGACACCCAGCGAGAGCGTCCGCGTGGTCTGGGCCTGCATCGCAAACGGCGACGCCAGGAGGCCGAGCATGCCGAAAACCTTCATG
Proteins encoded in this window:
- a CDS encoding outer membrane beta-barrel protein; translated protein: MKISMKVFGMLGLLASPFAMQAQTTRTLSLGVSGGLSLPMGNLGDNADAGYNVTGHVYFKPSTMKFALRGDVGYDSWKSKSSNSVVSADVSSLSFTGNGIFYLGESTAAMRPYLLVGGGMYRTKSSASVSGVSASSTSTDPGIQGGLGMSFNLNGFNTFLEAKYVNVFGDGDSMNYVPITFGIRF